The Paramisgurnus dabryanus chromosome 6, PD_genome_1.1, whole genome shotgun sequence genome has a window encoding:
- the nrn1b gene encoding neuritin 1b — MGLTSSNKYSSVLFTLELVSLVQAVCTAGTCETVFKGFSDCLLGLGENMMNYSQELDDRENLQTICSYWEDFHSCASIAIADCQEGATEIWENLKLQSWSLNYQGSLFELCSGYNEVSRVVFPMDKILLICFTTLVTQLAFE; from the exons ATGGGTCTGACTTCGTCCAATAAATACAGCTCAGTTCTATTCACGTTGGAATTAG TTTCTTTGGTTCAGGCAGTATGCACTGCAGGAACCTGTGAAACAGTATTTAAAGGCTTCTCTGACTGTTTGCTTGGCCTTGGAGAAAACATGATGAACTATTCCCAAGAGCTGGACGACAGAGAAAACCTACAGACCATCTGCTC ATATTGGGAGGACTTCCACTCGTGTGCCTCCATAGCAATTGCAGATTGTCAAGAAGGAGCGACAGAGATCTGGGAAAATCTGAAGCTGCAGTCGTGGAGTTTAAACTATCAGGGAAGTTTGTTTGAATTATGCTCTGGGTATAATGAAGTGTCCAGGGTTGTATTTCCAATGGATAAGATACTGCTGATCTGTTTTACCACACTGGTAACACAGCTTGCTTTTGAGTAA
- the lyrm4a gene encoding LYR motif-containing protein 4: MQHEKKIKKFNMASCSRTQVISLYRMLMKESKKFPSYNYRTYALRRVKDGFRENINVDNPKTLDMLLNQARENLAIIKRQVSIGQMYSSQRTVVERDHHL, from the exons ATGCAACACGAgaagaaaattaaaaaattcaACATGGCGTCGTGCAGCAGGACGCAAGTGATCTCTCTCTACAGAATGCTTATGAAAGAAAGTAAAAAATTTCCTTCATATAACTACAG AACATACGCACTTCGCAGAGTGAAGGACGGCTTCAGAGAGAACATTAATGTTGACAACCCAAAAACACTTGATATGCTACTGAATCAGGCTAGAGAGAATCTGGCAATCATCAAGAGACAG GTATCAATTGGTCAGATGTATTCTTCACAGAGGACCGTTGTTGAGAGAGATCATCATTTATAA
- the LOC135766792 gene encoding protein phosphatase 1 regulatory subunit 3G: MLMERKQPEQFGSSTKLDDAIQKSNKIDRKRAKSLPESSTVKESHGCGKRVQFADTMGLNLASVRHFDISDDGNETCTVLSGSKGCHSQHVNDFRSALNFSCLVPAFNLPISSDAVDLKSRRLGVALESITTRSNVEGLIRVMRGHSTKEVGVRYTLNNWLTFSDIQAAPRLDEEPVLQWEHYHFVLQAPPCSDQDSSVHFAVYCRTDHGEYWDNNDGQNYTLKIQIP, encoded by the coding sequence ATGCTGATGGAGAGAAAGCAGCCAGAGCAGTTCGGCTCATCTACTAAACTGGACGATGCTATCCAAAAGAGCAACAAAATTGACAGGAAAAGAGCCAAATCCCTGCCTGAATCATCAACAGTCAAGGAAAGTCACGGATGTGGAAAGAgggtccagtttgcagacacaATGGGACTGAACTTGGCAAGTGTGCGACATTTTGACATCTCCGATGATGGGAATGAAACATGCACTGTATTATCTGGATCCAAAGGTTGCCATTCACAGCATGTCAATGATTTTCGATCAGCTCTGAATTTCTCATGTTTAGTTCCAGCTTTTAACCTGCCCATTAGCTCTGATGCAGTCGATCTGAAGTCACGCCGACTGGGAGTTGCATTGGAGAGCATTACAACCAGATCTAATGTGGAAGGTCTTATCAGAGTAATGAGGGGCCACTCAACAAAAGAAGTTGGGGTCAGGTACACTTTAAATAACTGGTTGACATTTTCGGATATTCAAGCTGCACCCAGACTGGATGAAGAACCTGTGCTGCAATGGGAACATTATCACTTTGTTTTGCAGGCACCACCCTGCTCTGACCAAGATTCGTCTGTGCATTTCGCAGTGTACTGTCGGACTGATCATGGGGAATACTGGGACAATAACGATGGCCAAAACTACACATTAAAGATTCAGATCCCTTGA
- the rpp40 gene encoding ribonuclease P protein subunit p40 — protein sequence MSPELEKCPRSVLVCEKSNFLNEKSRHDIHVSKHNFNYKISVLIPECAILPANIARVINNFSSYYLVRDFPVYELLQDQIYETVVNKGNVYALSYNTRIDEDNTIALLSSGQLVLSLDKDTYEQLGLEGRPSLYNHRKAMRYIVTLDLRDKTLAPGTKRYQRVLSSLKDRLPLRYDFLFTQHNTGADEDEALYQLLSQYKPVKHQPVLSSHTLANIPCPTLYPSDLQGATLSCDPHSFLEWLGAVNLDINCENAADSFLSTLVCPEPQSCVSQALLCNVTGFISPEDVYLLLQELRQYFDEPKFTPWLSLTVHGYMDSPVSWGATEHGFLKGGENFYNFVCFKNQDYWLHMATGAQDGCPP from the exons ATGTCGCCGGAGCTGGAAAAGTGTCCGAGAAGCGTGTTGGTGTGCGAGAAATCAAACTTTCTGAATGAAAAGTCTCGGCATGACATCCACGTGTCGAAACACAACTTCAATTACAAG ATCTCAGTACTGATACCTGAATGTGCAATCCTGCCTGCTAACATCGCCAGGGTAATCAACAATTTCAGCTCTTATTACTTAGTGCGCGACTTTCCGGTTTATGAACTACTGCAAGATCAAATCTATGAAACAGTTGTGAATAAAG GAAATGTCTATGCCCTCTCTTACAACACCAGAATTGATGAAGATAATACCATTGCACTTCTGTCCAGCG GTCAGCTAGTTTTGTCTCTAGATAAAGACACATATGAGCAGCTCGGCTTGGAGGGACGACCATCTCTGTACAATCACAGAAAAGCTATGAGATATA TTGTGACTCTGGATCTCAGAGACAAAACTTTAGCCCCAGGTACCAAACGATATCAAAGGGTTCTGTCAAGTTTAAAGGACAGACTGCCACTCCGATATGACTTCCTTTTTACTCAACACAACACAG GTGCAGATGAAGATGAGGCTCTTTACCAGCTGTTGTCCCAGTACAAACCTGTAAAGCACCAGCCGGTTCTCAGCAGTCACACCTTGGCAAACATACCGTGCCCCACACTTTACCCATCAGATTTACAAGGAGCTACACTATCATGTGATCCACATTCATTCTTGGAGTGGCTTGGGGCTGTCAACCTGGATATAAACTG tgaaAATGCTGCTGACAGTTTTCTGTCGACGCTTGTTTGTCCTGAGCCCCAGAGCTGTGTAAGCCAAGCCCTGCTGTGTAACGTTACTGGTTTTATTTCACCCGAAGATGTGTATTTGCTTCTGCAAGAACTCAG GCAATATTTCGATGAACCAAAATTTACACCATGGCTTTCACTCACTGTACATGGATATATGGATAGTCCGGTGTCATGGGGAGCCACAGAACATGGATTTCTGAAAGGTGGTGAAAACTTCTACAATTTTGTTTGTTTCAAGAATCAGGACTATTGGCTACACATGGCTACTGGTGCCCAAGATGGCTGCCCGCCCTAA